From Streptomyces yatensis, one genomic window encodes:
- a CDS encoding response regulator transcription factor codes for MEQTHNGHNGAATTTPGAQRRVLVVEDDPTIVDAIAARLRAEGFQVQTAGDGPAAVDTAEAWQPDLLVLDVMLPGFDGLEVCRRVQARRPVPVLMLTARDDETDMLVGLGVGADDYMTKPFSMRELAARVHVLLRRVERAALAAHTPRSGILRLGELEIDHAQRRVRVRGSDVHLTPTEFDLLVCLANTPRAVLSREQLLAEVWDWADASGTRTVDSHIKALRRKIGAERIRTVHGVGYALETPAA; via the coding sequence ATGGAGCAGACTCACAACGGTCACAACGGGGCCGCCACGACCACCCCTGGCGCACAGCGCCGGGTCCTCGTCGTCGAGGACGATCCGACCATAGTGGACGCCATCGCGGCCCGGCTGCGTGCCGAGGGGTTCCAGGTCCAGACGGCGGGAGACGGTCCGGCGGCGGTCGACACGGCCGAGGCATGGCAGCCCGATCTGCTGGTCCTCGACGTGATGCTGCCGGGCTTCGACGGTCTGGAGGTCTGCCGCCGGGTGCAGGCCCGCCGTCCGGTGCCGGTGCTGATGCTGACCGCGCGCGACGACGAGACCGACATGCTGGTGGGGCTCGGGGTCGGTGCCGACGACTACATGACCAAGCCGTTCTCCATGCGCGAGCTGGCCGCGCGGGTGCATGTGCTGCTGCGGCGGGTGGAGCGGGCGGCGCTGGCCGCGCACACCCCGCGCAGCGGGATCCTGCGCCTGGGCGAGCTGGAGATCGACCACGCCCAGCGCCGGGTGCGGGTGCGCGGTTCGGATGTGCATCTGACCCCGACCGAGTTCGATCTGCTGGTCTGTCTGGCCAACACCCCGCGCGCGGTGCTCTCGCGCGAGCAGCTGCTGGCCGAGGTGTGGGACTGGGCGGACGCCTCGGGCACCCGCACCGTGGACAGCCACATCAAGGCGCTGCGCCGGAAGATCGGCGCGGAGCGGATCCGTACGGTGCACGGCGTCGGCTACGCCCTGGAGACCCCGGCGGCATGA
- a CDS encoding sensor histidine kinase, whose amino-acid sequence MYADSRGRRAWSRATWARIWEALRPFDPYRSVKAALGALVIGSVIITTWLVFAAVHSDTELRVITIFSIIASLLITQFVAHGLTAPLDEMTEVTRAMANGDYTRRVRAAQRRDEFGDLATAFNRMAADLEAVDTHRKELVANVSHELRTPIAALRAVLENVVDGVSEADPETMRVALRQTQRLGRLVDQLLDLSRLDNGVVPLHARRFEVWPYLAGILKEASMAKGAESQSGAHTRTDVHLNLDVSPPELTAHADAERLHQVMANLIDNAVKHSPAHGRVTVRARRGDGGPESLDLEVLDEGPGIPEAERHRVFERFNRGGLSPDSAAAGGRRRPGPASDGGTGLGLAIARWAVDLHGGRIGVAESPRGCRIKVSLPGPAPESKPATP is encoded by the coding sequence ATGTACGCCGACTCCAGGGGCCGGCGGGCGTGGTCCCGCGCCACCTGGGCCCGGATCTGGGAGGCGCTGCGGCCCTTCGACCCGTACCGCTCGGTCAAGGCGGCGCTGGGGGCGCTGGTCATCGGCTCGGTGATCATCACCACCTGGCTGGTCTTCGCGGCGGTGCACTCCGATACCGAGCTGCGCGTGATCACCATCTTCTCGATCATCGCCTCGCTGCTGATCACCCAGTTCGTGGCCCACGGGCTGACCGCCCCGCTGGACGAGATGACCGAGGTCACCCGGGCGATGGCGAACGGCGACTACACCCGGCGGGTGCGGGCGGCGCAGCGCCGGGACGAGTTCGGCGACCTGGCGACCGCGTTCAACCGGATGGCGGCCGATCTGGAGGCGGTGGACACCCACCGCAAGGAGCTGGTCGCCAACGTCTCGCATGAGCTGCGCACCCCCATCGCGGCCCTGCGCGCCGTGCTGGAGAACGTGGTGGACGGGGTCTCGGAGGCCGATCCGGAGACCATGCGGGTCGCGCTGCGGCAGACCCAGCGCCTGGGCCGCCTGGTGGATCAGCTGCTCGATCTCTCCCGCCTCGACAACGGAGTGGTTCCGCTGCACGCGCGGCGGTTCGAGGTCTGGCCGTATCTGGCCGGGATCCTCAAGGAGGCCAGCATGGCCAAGGGCGCGGAATCGCAGTCGGGCGCGCACACCCGTACGGACGTCCACCTCAACCTGGACGTCTCGCCGCCCGAGCTGACGGCCCACGCCGACGCCGAGCGGCTGCACCAGGTGATGGCGAACCTCATCGACAACGCGGTCAAGCACAGTCCGGCGCACGGCCGGGTGACCGTGCGGGCCCGGCGCGGTGACGGCGGCCCGGAGAGCCTGGACCTGGAGGTGCTGGACGAGGGGCCCGGCATCCCGGAGGCGGAGCGGCACCGGGTCTTCGAGCGGTTCAACCGGGGCGGGCTCTCCCCCGACAGCGCGGCGGCCGGGGGCCGCCGCCGCCCGGGCCCGGCCAGCGACGGCGGCACCGGTCTGGGGCTGGCGATCGCGCGCTGGGCGGTGGACCTGCACGGCGGGCGGATAGGCGTGGCGGAGTCCCCGCGGGGCTGCCGGATCAAGGTCAGCCTCCCTGGACCGGCACCGGAATCCAAACCGGCCACCCCCTGA
- a CDS encoding spermidine synthase: MQPRPQPPYDLHPADDDRPVTVDRREGPYGEVVLRRRGGGGPPGDAVFEIIANGCFLMDTSDGRSERLLIRAALGALPADRPSPALLIGGLGVGFSLVEAVAEPRWGRIAVVEREAAVIDWHREGPLAAVTAGALADPRTEIVHADLVAWLRTAPQTPRAAPHSYDALCLDIDNGPDWTVTEDNDGLYSPAGLAACAARLAPGGVLAVWSAQPSPAFEESLRNAGFTRVRTEEVTVARGVPDVVHLAVRGA, from the coding sequence ATGCAGCCGCGACCGCAGCCGCCGTACGACCTCCACCCCGCCGACGACGACCGGCCGGTGACCGTCGACCGCCGGGAGGGTCCGTACGGCGAAGTGGTGCTGCGGCGGCGCGGTGGCGGAGGGCCGCCGGGGGACGCCGTCTTCGAGATCATCGCCAATGGGTGCTTCCTCATGGACACCTCCGACGGCCGCTCCGAGCGGCTGCTCATCCGCGCCGCGCTCGGCGCGCTGCCCGCCGACCGGCCCTCCCCCGCGCTGCTCATCGGCGGGCTCGGCGTGGGGTTTTCGCTGGTCGAGGCGGTGGCGGAGCCCCGGTGGGGGCGGATCGCGGTGGTCGAGCGGGAGGCGGCGGTGATCGACTGGCACCGCGAAGGACCCCTGGCGGCCGTGACCGCCGGGGCGCTGGCCGATCCGCGCACCGAGATCGTCCACGCCGATCTGGTCGCCTGGCTGCGGACCGCGCCGCAGACCCCGCGGGCCGCCCCGCACAGCTACGACGCGCTGTGCCTGGACATCGACAACGGACCCGACTGGACCGTCACCGAGGACAACGACGGCCTCTACTCCCCCGCCGGACTGGCCGCCTGCGCGGCGCGCCTCGCACCGGGCGGAGTGCTGGCCGTATGGTCGGCCCAGCCGTCACCCGCCTTCGAGGAATCTCTCCGTAATGCCGGGTTCACGCGGGTGCGTACGGAAGAGGTCACCGTTGCCCGGGGTGTTCCCGACGTCGTGCATCTTGCCGTTCGGGGCGCGTAG
- a CDS encoding rhomboid-like protein: MTTSIRGTTDAEAAGAAESVGPSPGAPVPPPAVPGGRAADGDDLGGQGAAATARPCAGSAGRRRAAGLTGPAAAGASTPQGPAAGADRGRLTVAAKDRGRLTAATAGRGRLTAATAAGPSALPRLGNPHPPLLTTLPRTLISVPFTLGYTLVLLGTGLYARLGDPGTVHDLLADSSTDVSHLSQRPLLTLLVSALWVVGGITSPYLVVFPLVLGALERRIGGVRTAGVFLLGHVLATLLTELPVAASVAVGHLPDSSLRRLDYGVSYGLIACAAALAGLLVPRLRWALLGGIGLALAAGSLVDFDPLTEWGHGLALLIGIVCWPYVRRNARWRPSSKGSAAAGGGFAHSERAPGNT; the protein is encoded by the coding sequence TTGACAACATCGATACGCGGGACGACGGACGCGGAGGCCGCTGGGGCGGCGGAGTCGGTGGGGCCGTCGCCGGGTGCCCCGGTGCCCCCTCCGGCCGTCCCGGGCGGGCGGGCGGCGGACGGCGATGACCTGGGTGGGCAAGGGGCGGCCGCCACCGCTCGTCCGTGCGCCGGCTCGGCCGGTCGGCGGCGGGCGGCGGGGCTCACCGGGCCGGCCGCCGCCGGGGCCAGTACGCCGCAGGGGCCGGCGGCCGGGGCGGACCGCGGGCGCCTTACGGTCGCCGCGAAGGATCGCGGGCGCCTTACGGCTGCCACGGCGGGTCGCGGGCGCCTTACGGCTGCCACCGCGGCGGGCCCGAGCGCGCTGCCGCGCCTCGGCAACCCGCACCCGCCGCTCCTCACCACGCTGCCGCGCACGCTCATCAGCGTGCCGTTCACCCTCGGCTACACGCTCGTCCTGCTCGGCACCGGGCTCTACGCCCGCCTCGGCGACCCCGGCACCGTGCACGATCTGCTCGCGGACTCCAGCACCGATGTGTCCCACCTCTCCCAGCGGCCGCTGCTGACGCTGCTGGTCAGCGCGTTGTGGGTGGTGGGTGGGATCACCTCGCCCTATCTGGTCGTCTTCCCGCTGGTGCTCGGCGCGCTGGAGCGGCGCATCGGCGGGGTGCGGACCGCCGGGGTGTTCCTGCTCGGCCATGTGCTGGCGACGCTGCTCACCGAGCTCCCGGTGGCCGCCTCCGTCGCCGTCGGGCATCTCCCGGACAGTTCGCTGCGCCGCCTCGACTACGGGGTCAGCTACGGCCTGATCGCCTGCGCCGCCGCGCTCGCCGGGCTGCTGGTGCCCCGGCTGCGCTGGGCGCTGCTCGGCGGGATCGGCCTCGCGCTCGCCGCAGGCAGCCTCGTCGACTTCGATCCGCTCACCGAGTGGGGCCATGGGCTCGCCCTGCTGATCGGCATCGTCTGCTGGCCGTATGTCCGGCGAAACGCCAGGTGGCGGCCGTCCTCGAAGGGCAGCGCGGCGGCCGGGGGCGGCTTCGCTCACAGCGAACGAGCGCCCGGGAACACCTGA